The DNA segment CGGGCGAATCGAGGGGGCGGGTTTACTTGCGCTTGACGAAGGTGGACATGTCGTCGATGACGGTCCTGGCATAGGACACGGCCAGGTCGATGGCATCGTGCGGTGTGCGCGCGACGTGCTCGAGCAATGGTGGCACCAGCCTGAGCGAGCCGCTGTCGCCGCTGACCTGCGTGATGGTCACGGTGGCGAGAAAGCTCGCCCGTGCGAGTTCGTCATTGGCGCTTTCGTCGAGCGAGCGGCGTACATTGGCCGAGACCTTGAATCCCTTGTAGATCGCATGATTTTGAGGCATGTTGATCTCCTTTCTGCAGCGAGCATACGCTGTTTGCCTGGTGGCGTCCGATTTACTTGGCGGTGCAATGGCACGTGGTTTTCAACCGGCGGCCGCTGGCGATTTTCCCGCTTCGGCAAAGCGCAGGCACCTCGCGCGATATTTCCCTGCATGTTGGAGTAAGCGGGTATGCTGGATCTGCCGCATGGCACGCAATGCAGTAACCCACTCGTGGAGACACACCATGGCCAAAGGTCAATTACGCGGCAATCGCGAAACCAAGAAGCCCAAGCAACCCAAGAAGCCGGTCGCACCCGCGGCACCGTTCGGTGCCGTCCAGTCGCGCGTCGGCAATGATGGCGCAGCAGGCAAGAAGAAGTAATCAAGGTGCGAGTAAAGCGCAAATATTGCGCATCTGAAGTGCAACTGAGACGGAACGTCAGGCTGGACCGCGCCGTCTTGCGTTGCGGCAAGAAGCCCGGGGTGCCATCGCTACCGGTGTGCTCCCGTTCGGCACCTGACGCTCACCCGCGGCGGTGGCGGTGACAAGCTGCCGCCGGGGCGTTCTCGAGACACCGGGAGTGCAAGATGAGGCGTGACATGTCCTTCGCGGACCGCGTGCTGACGGCACTGCGCGCTGACAGCCAGGCGATGATGACGGATCTCCAGCTCGCCAAGGCGCTGGGCAATGCCGATGCATCCAAGCTCAGCCACCATTTACTGCTGCTTCAGGATTCGGGCCTGGTCGCGAAGACCGCTACCTCCGGGTGGCGCCTGACCTGGGCCGGCCACGACCGCGCGGAAGCGCGCAGCGTGGCCTAGCAAACAAACCACAGGCCTGAGCGGCCATTTCCAAAAGATGCTGGCGTGGTTGCGCGGCCTTGCCGTGCCACGTGCACGGTCTGCGCCCGCGGCGGCGTCGCCATGCCGGCGTCATTCCTCCTGGAATGCTTCCTCGCGCTTGGCCTTGATCGACGGCAGGGCAACGATGCAGACCAGCAGCCCGGCTGCGATCAGCAGGCCAAGCGACAACGGACGGGTCAGGAACACGGTGAATGTCCCCCGCGACAGCAGGAGCGCGCGGCGGAAGTTCTCTTCCATCATCGGCCCCAGCACAAAGCCCAGCAGCAGCGGGGCCGGCTCGCACTTGAGCTTGATGAACAGGTAGCCGATCACACCGAAGCCAGCCGCGGTGAAGACGTCGAAGGTCTGGTTGTTGACCGAGAACACGCCGATGCAGCAGAACACCAGGATGGCCGGGTACAGGTAGCGGTAGGGCACCTGCAGCAGTTTGACCCAGATGCCGATCAGCGGCAGGTTCAGGATGATCAGCATCAGGTTGCCGATCCACATCGAGGCGATCAGGCCCCAGAACAGCGCGGGGTTGCTGGTCATGACCTGCGGGCCCGGCTGGATGTTGTGGATGGTCATCGCGCCCACCATCAGCGCCATCACGGCGTTGGGCGGAATGCCCAGCGTCAGTAGCGGGATGAAGGAGGTCTGCGCCGCCGCGTTGTTGGCCGATTCCGGACCCGCCACGCCTTCGATGGCGCCCTTGCCGAATTCATGCGAGTACTTGGAAGTCTTCTTCTCCAGCGAATAGGCCGCGAAGGAAGCCAGCGCCGCACCGCCGCCGGGCAGGATCCCCAGGATGGAGCCGAGCGCGGTACCGCGAAGCACCGCTGGCGCCATGCGCTTGAAGTCCGCTCTCGAGGGCCACAGGTTGCTGACGTGATCGGTGAAGGTTTCGCGGTTTTCCTTCTGCTCCAGGTTGGCGATGATCTCGGCAAAGCCGAACATGCCCATGGCCAGCGCGACGAAGTCGACGCCATCGGTCAGCTCCGGCACGTCGAACGAGAAGCGCGCCGCGCCTGAGTTCACGTCGGTGCCGACCAGGCCCAGCAGCAGCCCCAGCACGATCATGGCAACCGCCTTGGGCAGCGAGCCCGAAGCCAGCACCACGGCGCCGATCAGGCCCAGGCACATCAGCGAGAAATACTCGGCGGGCCCAAACTTGAAGGCCAGTTCCGACAGCGGCGTAGCAAACGCGGCCAGGATCAGCGTTGCCACGCAGCCGGCGAAGAACGATCCCAGGCCGGCGGTGGCCAGCGCCACCCCTGCTCGCCCTCGCCTGGCCATCTGGTAGCCATCGATGGTGGTCACCACCGATGACGATTCACCCGGCAGGTTGACCAGGATGGCGGTGGTGGAACCACCGTACTGGGCGCCGTAGTAAATACCGGCCAGCATGATGAGCGCGGCCACCGGCGGCAGCGTGTAAGTCACCGGCAGCAGCATGGCGATGGTCGCCAGTGGCCCGATGCCGGGCAGCACGCCGATCAGCGTTCCCAGCACGCAGCCGAGAAAGCAGTATCCAACGTTCTGTAGTGTCAGCGCCGTGGAGAACCCAAGGGCCAGGTGTTCGAATAGTTCCATGAGGCTGTCTCCCTCGCCTGCAGTGAAACCCAGGCCGCGCATCTGCGGCAAGGCAGGCACGGCGGTCCAGGCTACGCGCGGTATTTTTTGCGTAGTTGCGCGCGAATCGGAGGAAGCTGGCGCGGTGCGAGGCCACGCTGGTTTCCGCCACGGATCGTCATCGACAGCAAGCGCGCGCGCTCAGGCGCACCCCAATGGCTTACCAAGCACAGTAGGCGCGAGTGCTTTCATCCGCCTTTCAGTGACGGCCGCTGCGGGTATGTCCCGATACGTCCGAGTGACGCCCGAATGATGCCCGAGTGATGCCCGAGTGATGCCGGAGATTCCTCGCGCCCGAAAAGCAACGCCCCGGACGAAAGCCGGGGCGTTGTCACATGGCCTGCCGCTCGCCTGGCAGGCAAGCGGGCGCACAGCTTACTGCTTCATCGAGTCCTTGCCCATGGCGTCCTTGCCCATCGAGCCCTTGCTCATGGCGTCCTTGCTCATGCTGTCCTTGCCCATCTTGTCCTTGCTCATCTTGTCGTGGCTCTTGCTCATCTTGTCCTTGCTCATGCTGTCCTTGCTCATGCTGTCCTTGGCCATGCTGCTGTCATTGCTCATGGCATCCTTCTTCATGGCGTCCTGGGCAAAGGCATGGCCCGCAAACAGCATCGTGGTCGAGAGCAGGGTAGCTGCGAAAAGTTTGTTCATGAAGATCTCCTTGGGGTGGTCAGTGTGCAAGCCGGCACCATGCCGGCCAATTTCATGCGGATCAGGATCCGCCGAACCAGTTGTATCCCTGGTCTTCCCAGTAACCGCCGGGATACGTGTTGGTGACGTACAGCGCCATGATGTGCTTGGGGTTCTTGTAGCCAAGCTTGGTCGGCATGCGCAGTTTCATGGGGAAGCCGTACTTGGGCGGCAGCTTTTCCCCGTCGTAGGTAAAGGTCAGCAGCGTCTGCGGATGCAGCGCGGTGGGCATGTCGATGCTGGTGAAGTAGTCGTCGGCGCAGCGAAAGCCCACGTACTTTGCGCTGGTGTCGGCACCCACGCGATGCAGGAATTCCGAGAACGGCGTGCCACCCCACTTGCCGATGGCGCTCCAGCCTTCCACGCAGATATGGCGCGTGACCTGCGAAGTCTGCGGCAGCGCGTAGAGCTGCTCGAGCGTCCACGGATCCTTGCGCGCCACCATGCCGCCAACTTCCAGCCGGAAGTCGGCGCCATCAACCTCGGGCACTTCGTCCTCGCCATAGAAGGCATTGAACGGGAACGGCCGGGTGATCATGGACTCCGCGTAGGTGGGCGCGAGCCGCTTGGGGTCGAACAGCCAGCCTTGCACGCGATCGTTGAAGCGCGATACCGCGGTGAGAAAGCGCTCCACCGAGGCGTCGTCGCTCAGGCTGCAGCCCGTCAGCATCGACAGCCCCCCCAGCGTGATGGCGCGCTTGGCGAACAGGCGGCGCGATGGCATATCGAGTTCGCGCACGGCGTCTCGCAGGATCAGGCGCCGGTCAAGCGTGGCAATGGGTTTGGACTTGTTCATGGCAGTTCTCCGCGATGCGGATCTGTGGATTCGGTCTTTTGGATGCGTTTGCGTGAGTACGGCCGTCGATCAGCGTCCGCGCAGCATGATCAGCAGCGTGCGCGGCACCAGCGCCACCATGGCCACATGCACCACGATGAACAGCACGATGGCGCTCATGCACACGAAGTGGACCCAGCGCGCCGCGTCATAGCCGCCCATCAGGTCGCGCAGCAGCGGGAATTGCACCGACTTCCAGATCGCCAGGCCGGACAGCACCGTGACCACGATGACCACCACCACGCCCAGGTACATGGCCTTCTGGGCCGCGTTGTATTCAGCCAGGTCCGGGTGCGCCAGCCGGCCGCGCAGCGCCGCGGCGATATCGCGCAGCGCGGCGGGCACCGACAACGGCAGGAAGCGGCGGCGGAACCGTCCGGTGAGGACGTTCATCAACAAGTAGAACAGCCCGTTGGCGACCAGCAGCCACATGGCGGCGAAGTGCCACTGCAGCGCGCCGCCCAGCCATCCGCCGAGCGTGATGCCCTTGGGGAAATGCAGGCCGAACAGCGGCGACGCGTTATAGATGCGCCAGCCGCTCATCACCATGATGATGACGGCGATGGCGTTGAGCCAATGGGTGATGCGCACCCATGCCGGCTGGATGGAGGCGGACCTTTGTCCGCGGCGGCCGTGTGCGGGCCGCGATAGCTGGGAGGCTGTATCCACCGTCTTTCTCCAATGTTCCGTGGCGCTTGCGGGTGCGGCTGCTACGGTTTATGTGCCTTTGTCGACGGTGGTGGCACGAACTTACACGCGGGATGGAGATTTTTTCTGGCACGCGGGCACGTCGGCAGCAGGTATCCCCGGGGTCACTCAGCGAGCTCGGCGAGAGAGGGTACGGACTGTTGGGCGACGCATGGACGGCTACCCGCACTCTCGACATTAGCACTCCGCCCGCGAGACGCCAAAGGCGATCGATGCCCGCCCCCACGGCCCGCTACAATGCTGGCGGGCCGCGCAGCCAGCGCTGTCCCACCGCGCGCGGCCCGGCCTGCCCGCAGCCGCATGCCGCCGCCCCGACACCATCCCCGGACCCCAGGATCTCCGCATGCCTTTGACCGCAGAGCAGCTTATCGAATACATGGACTTCGCCGCAGGCCTCGCTCAGGCCGCCGGCAACGCCAGCCTGCCGTACTTCCGCAGCGCCCCGGCGGTAGAGGACAAGGGCGGCCGGCACTTCGACCCGGTCACCGCGGCCGACAAGGCAGCCGAGCGCGCCATGCGCGACCTGATCCTGGCGAAATACCCGGAGCACGGCATCCTGGGCGAAGAAGAAGACCGCGTGGCCGGCACCTCGCCGCTGACCTGGGTGCTCGATCCCATCGACGGCACCCGTGCCTTCATCACCGGGCTGCCGCTCTGGGGCACGCTGATCGCGCTCAACGACGGCCAGCGCCCGGTGATCGGCATCATGGACCAGCCGTTTACGCGCGAGCGGTTCAGCGGCGATGGCAGCCGGGCATGGCTCAACGGCCAGCCCCTGCGTACCCGGCCGTGCGCCGACCTGGCGCAGGCCAAGCTGATGTGCACCACGCCGGAGATGTTCGAGGACGCGGCGCAGTTCGCCGCCTTTCGCCGCGTGGCGGACGCCGCCCGCATGCAGCGCTACGGCGGCGATTGCTACGCTTACTGCATGGTCGCGGCGGGCCATGTGGATGCCGTGGTCGAGGCCGGCCTGAAGGCCTACGACGTGCAGGCGCTGATTCCCATCGTGCAAGGTGCTGGCGGCGTCATGACCAGTTGGACCGGTGGGGATGCGCAGCAGGGCGGCACCGTGGTGGCCTGCGGCGACCCGCGGCTGCACCAGCAGATAATCGCGCTGCTGAATGCGCCTGCTTGAGCACTCCTGTCGCCCGGGGGCGCCGGCCGGGCTTGCTATCATGCTGGCCGCAACGTCCGGCGCGGAAAAAAAGCGGCCCCGCCAGCACGGCCATCCCGGCCCGGACCTAACCATGCAGTAGGGAAGAAACCAGAAACATGATGTCAAACGCTTGCGGCCTAGATTTCGGCACGTCCAATTCCACGGTGGGCTGGTGCCGGCCGGGACAACCCACGCTGTTGCCGCTCGAAGATGGCAAGCTCACGCTGCCCTCCGTGATCTTTTTCCATTCCGAGGATCCGCTGGTCAGCTACGGCCGCGCCGCGCTTGGCGACTACCTGGCGGGCTATGAAGGCCGGCTGATGCGTTCGCTCAAGAGCCTGCTCGGCACCTCGATGATGGAGGACAGCACCGAGGTCATGGGGCAGGCCATGCCGTTTCGCAAGCTGCTCTCGCACTTCATCGGCGAGCTCAAGCAGCGCGCCGAGACGTCGGCCGGCGCCAGCTTCGACAAGGTCGTGCTGGGCCGCCCGGTGTTCTTCATCGACGAAGACCCCAAGGCCGACCAGCTCGCCGAGCAAACGCTGCGCGAGATCGCGGCGGATGCCGGCTTCAAGGACATCGAGTTCCAGTACGAGCCGATCGCCGCGGCCTTCGACTATGAAGCCACGATCGCGCGCGAGGAACTGGTGCTGGTGGCCGACATCGGCGGCGGCACCTCCGACTTCTCGCTGGTGCGCCTGTCACCCGAGCGGGCCGGCAAGGTCGACCGGCGTGGCGACATCCTGGCCAACGGCGGCGTGCACATCGGCGGCACGGACTTCGACAAGAGCTTGAGCCTGGCGAGCGTGATGCCGTTCCTGGGCCTGGGCAGCGAGCTGCGCAACGGCAAGGCGATGCCTTCGGGGCAGTATTTCGACCTGGCGAGCTGGCACACCATCAACCTGGTCTACACCCGCAAGGCGTGGTCGCACGTGATGGACAACTATCGCGATGCCGCCGACAAGGTCAAGCTGGACCGCCTGATCAGCCTGATCAAGCAGCGCGCCGGCCACTGGCTCGCGATCCAGGTGGAAGCCGCCAAGATCGCCTTGTCGGGCGAGCCGCAGACGCAGCTCGACCTGGGGCGCATCGCCCCTGGCGAGACCATGGCGATCAGCCGCGCCGACTTTGACCAGTCCATTGCGAAGCTGGTTGGCAAGACCGAGGTCACGGTGCAGGCGTTGTTGCGCGATGCGGGCGTACAGGCGGATGCGATCGACACCGTATTGTTTACCGGCGGGTCCAGCAGCGTGCCTTTGCTGCGCGAGCGGCTGTCCGAGCTGATCCCGGGGGCGCAGCGGATCGAGGGCGATCTGTTTGGCGGCATTGGCTCCGGGTTGGCGCTGGATGCCCGGCGCAAGTTCGGATAGGCGCCTCGAATCTGGCAGTACCTCATGAAGGCCGGCGCCATGCGCCGGCCTTCATGCATTCATCCCCGCATGCTAATGTCCCATCTTCGCGAATTCGCGTTTTCGAAGAGGCACCACATGCATGCGGGTATCGTCGAAGCCAGCTACGGCTCCGATCCGGTTGGCCTGGTCAGCGGCTTTCGCTTCCTGCCCGGCGAGCCGGGCCAGCCCATCGATTCCGCCGCGGCCGCCGCGTGGCTTGGGCAGCCCCCGCCGGGCGACGCGTTTCTCTGGCTGCACTTCAATCTGTCGCATAGCGCGTGCGAGCGCTGGCTCAAGGGCCAGCTCGATCTGCCCGAGGGATTCTTCGAGGCCCTGCGCGAGGGTTCGCGCTCCACGCGCATCGAGCGCCTGGATACGGCGCTGCTCGCGGTGGTCAACGACGTGATCTACAACTTCGGCGTGGCCACCACCGATATCTCCACGCTGTGGGCCTGTGCCGACCGCCGCATCCTGGTGACAGCGCGCATGAAGCCGCTGCGCTCGGTTGACCAGCTGCGCGCCTCGGTGCGCCAGGGCGAGCTGTTCCACACGCCATTGGCGCTGCTGGTGCATTTGCTGCGCGACCAGGCCGATGTGCTGGTGCGCATCGTGCGCGAAACCAGCGTGACCGTGGACCAGGTCGAGGATCGCCTGCTCTCGCATCGTCTGCAAGGCAACCGCGCGGAGCTTGGCGCCATGCGCCGCGGCCTGGTGCGCTTGCAGCGGCTGCTCGCGCCCGAGCCTGGCGCGCTGTTCCGCCTGCTCAACCGGCCACCTGCCTGGCTGCAGGACCAGGACATCCAGGATCTGCGCTCCTCCACCGAGGAGTTCTCCCTGGTGCTGAGCGACCTGGCCGCGCTGGTCGAGCGCATCAAGCTGCTGCAGGAAGAGATCGCGGCCAAGCTCAACGAGCAGACCAACCGCACGCTGTTTACGCTGACGCTGGTTACCGTGCTGGCGTTGCCGATCAACATTGTCGCCGGCTTCTTCGGCATGAATGTGGGCGGGATTCCGCTGGCGGACCATCCGCACGGTTTCTGGGTGCTGGTGGTGCTGGTGGCCAGCTTCACCGTGCTGGCGGGGCGCTGGGCCTTCCGCAAGCAGGGCAGTTACTGAGCGTGCGGGTGACCATTCACGGGCGCGTCACATTTTGCGGTTAGCCTGCCAGTCACCACGTTGCTGCGAACAGGAGTTAGCGATGAGACCAGACGAGAATGAGCTGATTCGGCGTATCCACCGCGAGGTGGCCGATCACTATGACGAAGAACTCGAACTGGAGCTGGAAGACCACCACGTCGATACGCTGTTCGGCGAAGCCGGCGGCGGCCTGGACGACGACGAGCGGGCCGCGCGGCGGCTTTACTTTCGCGAGCTGTTCCGGCTGCAGGGCGAACTGGTCAAGCTGCAAAGCTGGGTGGTGGAGACTGGCCACAAGGTCGTGATCCTGTTTGAGGGGCGCGACGCGGCCGGCAAAGGCGGCGTGATCAAGCGCATCACCCAGCGGCTCAATCCGCGCGTGGCCCGGGTGGCGGCGCTGCCGGCGCCCAACGACCGCGAACGTACCCAGTGGTATTTCCAGCGCTATGTCTCGCACCTGCCGGCGGCGGGCGAGATCGTGCTGTTCGACCGCAGCTGGTACAACCGCGCTGGCGTGGAGCACGTGATGGGCTTTTGCACCGACGACCAGTACGAAGAGTTTTTCCGCTCGGTGCCGGAGTTCGAACGCATGCTGGTGCGCTCCGGCATCCAGGTGATCAAGTACTGGTTCTCGATCTCGGACGACGAGCAGCATCTGCGCTTTCTCTCCCGCATCCACGATCCGCTCAAGCAGTGGAAGCTCAGCCCGATGGATCTCGAATCCCGCCGGCGCTGGGAGGACTACACCCGCGCCAAGGAAATCATGCTGGAGCGCACGCATATCGACGAGGCGCCGTGGTGGGTGGTGCAGGCGGTCGACAAGAAAAAGGCGCGCCTCAATTGCATCCATCACCTGCTGCAGCAGATGCCTTACGAAGAGCGCGTGCAGCCGGCCGTGGTGCTGCCGCAGCGCGAGCGGCACGACGA comes from the Cupriavidus basilensis genome and includes:
- a CDS encoding Hsp70 family protein, which gives rise to MMSNACGLDFGTSNSTVGWCRPGQPTLLPLEDGKLTLPSVIFFHSEDPLVSYGRAALGDYLAGYEGRLMRSLKSLLGTSMMEDSTEVMGQAMPFRKLLSHFIGELKQRAETSAGASFDKVVLGRPVFFIDEDPKADQLAEQTLREIAADAGFKDIEFQYEPIAAAFDYEATIAREELVLVADIGGGTSDFSLVRLSPERAGKVDRRGDILANGGVHIGGTDFDKSLSLASVMPFLGLGSELRNGKAMPSGQYFDLASWHTINLVYTRKAWSHVMDNYRDAADKVKLDRLISLIKQRAGHWLAIQVEAAKIALSGEPQTQLDLGRIAPGETMAISRADFDQSIAKLVGKTEVTVQALLRDAGVQADAIDTVLFTGGSSSVPLLRERLSELIPGAQRIEGDLFGGIGSGLALDARRKFG
- the hisN gene encoding histidinol-phosphatase; the protein is MPLTAEQLIEYMDFAAGLAQAAGNASLPYFRSAPAVEDKGGRHFDPVTAADKAAERAMRDLILAKYPEHGILGEEEDRVAGTSPLTWVLDPIDGTRAFITGLPLWGTLIALNDGQRPVIGIMDQPFTRERFSGDGSRAWLNGQPLRTRPCADLAQAKLMCTTPEMFEDAAQFAAFRRVADAARMQRYGGDCYAYCMVAAGHVDAVVEAGLKAYDVQALIPIVQGAGGVMTSWTGGDAQQGGTVVACGDPRLHQQIIALLNAPA
- a CDS encoding cytochrome b/b6 domain-containing protein — its product is MDTASQLSRPAHGRRGQRSASIQPAWVRITHWLNAIAVIIMVMSGWRIYNASPLFGLHFPKGITLGGWLGGALQWHFAAMWLLVANGLFYLLMNVLTGRFRRRFLPLSVPAALRDIAAALRGRLAHPDLAEYNAAQKAMYLGVVVVIVVTVLSGLAIWKSVQFPLLRDLMGGYDAARWVHFVCMSAIVLFIVVHVAMVALVPRTLLIMLRGR
- a CDS encoding molybdopterin-dependent oxidoreductase; the encoded protein is MNKSKPIATLDRRLILRDAVRELDMPSRRLFAKRAITLGGLSMLTGCSLSDDASVERFLTAVSRFNDRVQGWLFDPKRLAPTYAESMITRPFPFNAFYGEDEVPEVDGADFRLEVGGMVARKDPWTLEQLYALPQTSQVTRHICVEGWSAIGKWGGTPFSEFLHRVGADTSAKYVGFRCADDYFTSIDMPTALHPQTLLTFTYDGEKLPPKYGFPMKLRMPTKLGYKNPKHIMALYVTNTYPGGYWEDQGYNWFGGS
- a CDS encoding pentapeptide MXKDX repeat protein: MNKLFAATLLSTTMLFAGHAFAQDAMKKDAMSNDSSMAKDSMSKDSMSKDKMSKSHDKMSKDKMGKDSMSKDAMSKGSMGKDAMGKDSMKQ
- a CDS encoding transporter; translation: MHAGIVEASYGSDPVGLVSGFRFLPGEPGQPIDSAAAAAWLGQPPPGDAFLWLHFNLSHSACERWLKGQLDLPEGFFEALREGSRSTRIERLDTALLAVVNDVIYNFGVATTDISTLWACADRRILVTARMKPLRSVDQLRASVRQGELFHTPLALLVHLLRDQADVLVRIVRETSVTVDQVEDRLLSHRLQGNRAELGAMRRGLVRLQRLLAPEPGALFRLLNRPPAWLQDQDIQDLRSSTEEFSLVLSDLAALVERIKLLQEEIAAKLNEQTNRTLFTLTLVTVLALPINIVAGFFGMNVGGIPLADHPHGFWVLVVLVASFTVLAGRWAFRKQGSY
- the ppk2 gene encoding polyphosphate kinase 2 codes for the protein MRPDENELIRRIHREVADHYDEELELELEDHHVDTLFGEAGGGLDDDERAARRLYFRELFRLQGELVKLQSWVVETGHKVVILFEGRDAAGKGGVIKRITQRLNPRVARVAALPAPNDRERTQWYFQRYVSHLPAAGEIVLFDRSWYNRAGVEHVMGFCTDDQYEEFFRSVPEFERMLVRSGIQVIKYWFSISDDEQHLRFLSRIHDPLKQWKLSPMDLESRRRWEDYTRAKEIMLERTHIDEAPWWVVQAVDKKKARLNCIHHLLQQMPYEERVQPAVVLPQRERHDDYSRQPVPDDMIVPEVY
- a CDS encoding tripartite tricarboxylate transporter permease, encoding MELFEHLALGFSTALTLQNVGYCFLGCVLGTLIGVLPGIGPLATIAMLLPVTYTLPPVAALIMLAGIYYGAQYGGSTTAILVNLPGESSSVVTTIDGYQMARRGRAGVALATAGLGSFFAGCVATLILAAFATPLSELAFKFGPAEYFSLMCLGLIGAVVLASGSLPKAVAMIVLGLLLGLVGTDVNSGAARFSFDVPELTDGVDFVALAMGMFGFAEIIANLEQKENRETFTDHVSNLWPSRADFKRMAPAVLRGTALGSILGILPGGGAALASFAAYSLEKKTSKYSHEFGKGAIEGVAGPESANNAAAQTSFIPLLTLGIPPNAVMALMVGAMTIHNIQPGPQVMTSNPALFWGLIASMWIGNLMLIILNLPLIGIWVKLLQVPYRYLYPAILVFCCIGVFSVNNQTFDVFTAAGFGVIGYLFIKLKCEPAPLLLGFVLGPMMEENFRRALLLSRGTFTVFLTRPLSLGLLIAAGLLVCIVALPSIKAKREEAFQEE